A region from the Paenarthrobacter aurescens genome encodes:
- a CDS encoding glycosyltransferase family 4 protein produces the protein MRIGLIVGPWFTVPPEKYGGTERVVDALARALSDAGHDVLLATAADSTCPVPQVPGFGPASPEDLGQSFSELGHVIKAYTEMQDVDIIHDHTLAGPLYAHRPRGIPVVTTIHGPLSSSYAPLYRDMANDTAIIAISHDQISRTPDLKVSAVIHHGIDLSAVSVGRGAGGYVCFVGRMCPDKGLMEAVAIAREAGVPLRIAAKMHAPDEYGYFKDVVQPALASTEEFLGELSDPEKYELMGDAIALLNPIQWAEPFGLVMIEALATGTPVLATPMGAAPEIVRHGITGFVGSAQELAEYAALAPELSREACRRSVEESFSARRMAADHVQLYTKVIEQFRAKSLPDDGLLQENQSRTL, from the coding sequence ATGCGCATCGGACTCATAGTTGGACCTTGGTTTACGGTACCGCCAGAGAAATACGGCGGAACAGAGCGTGTAGTGGATGCGTTGGCGCGGGCGTTGTCCGACGCCGGCCACGACGTCCTGCTCGCAACGGCAGCGGACAGCACTTGCCCTGTGCCTCAAGTGCCAGGTTTCGGCCCGGCATCCCCGGAAGACCTGGGCCAGAGTTTCAGCGAGCTGGGTCACGTGATCAAGGCCTACACGGAGATGCAGGACGTGGACATCATCCACGATCACACCCTGGCAGGCCCGCTCTACGCTCACAGACCACGCGGCATTCCCGTCGTCACCACCATTCACGGCCCCTTGTCCTCCAGCTACGCGCCGCTGTACCGGGACATGGCGAACGACACCGCCATCATCGCTATTTCCCACGATCAGATCAGCAGGACTCCGGACCTGAAAGTATCCGCAGTCATCCATCACGGGATAGACCTCTCCGCAGTGAGTGTTGGCCGGGGAGCCGGGGGATACGTCTGCTTTGTGGGACGAATGTGCCCGGACAAGGGACTCATGGAAGCAGTGGCCATCGCCCGGGAAGCCGGGGTGCCCTTGCGGATCGCCGCCAAGATGCACGCGCCGGACGAATACGGTTATTTCAAGGATGTGGTGCAGCCGGCCTTGGCATCTACCGAGGAGTTCCTGGGGGAATTGTCCGATCCCGAAAAGTACGAGCTGATGGGCGATGCCATAGCGCTGCTCAACCCCATCCAATGGGCAGAACCATTCGGGCTGGTGATGATCGAAGCACTTGCCACAGGAACCCCGGTCCTTGCCACGCCCATGGGTGCTGCACCGGAAATCGTCCGGCACGGAATCACCGGCTTCGTGGGCTCAGCCCAGGAGTTGGCCGAGTATGCGGCCCTGGCCCCGGAGCTGAGCCGGGAGGCCTGCAGGCGCTCCGTGGAAGAGTCCTTCAGTGCTCGGCGCATGGCGGCCGATCATGTTCAGCTCTACACCAAAGTGATTGAACAATTCCGGGCAAAATCCCTTCCCGACGACGGCCTGTTGCAAGAGAATCAGAGTCGAACCCTTTAG
- a CDS encoding extracellular solute-binding protein yields the protein MKQFESLTGKQLSRRQLMTGSALLGGGLLAAGLTGCGGAAQAAAVQDIGFWHLLSGGDGIKMQAMIEAANQANPGFKVHPTVLAWGPPYYTKLAMASAGGRPPEVAIMHASRVPGYAPGGLIEPWDLDLLAENGVTAADFAPRIWEKSQHNGQVFSIALDSHPFVMFYNTDIAGKAGLLAGNGQLQEVSSPDGFKAMALEMQKVTKAHGLSFGYLGSGSQMWRLFYTLYKQHGADMELTPGQPMKVDRDAAIESLEFMASLFDDTIAAQAGDISTGIAEFARGGSGMLFSGVWELPTMKKAGIPVDAATIPTLYGTPASYADSHSFVLPRQLKINEDKRRDVYKFVTDVLKGSLSWAEAGHIPGYQPVVQSQAYRDLTPQIHYANAADIIAYDPESWFSGSGSDWQTYFAENVQNVLLGRDKAAVGWDAFEQRTNTLLSRPNPV from the coding sequence GTGAAGCAGTTTGAATCTTTGACCGGGAAACAGTTGTCCCGGAGACAGTTAATGACAGGATCAGCCCTCCTTGGCGGAGGACTTCTGGCCGCCGGCCTCACAGGATGCGGAGGCGCCGCCCAGGCAGCAGCGGTCCAGGACATTGGGTTCTGGCACCTTCTCTCAGGCGGCGACGGCATCAAGATGCAGGCCATGATCGAGGCAGCCAACCAAGCCAACCCCGGCTTCAAGGTCCACCCCACAGTGCTTGCCTGGGGTCCGCCGTACTACACCAAACTGGCTATGGCATCGGCAGGAGGACGCCCGCCCGAGGTGGCCATCATGCACGCCAGCCGGGTCCCCGGATATGCGCCGGGTGGACTCATTGAGCCATGGGATTTGGACCTGCTCGCCGAGAATGGCGTGACGGCCGCAGACTTCGCTCCCAGAATCTGGGAGAAAAGCCAGCACAATGGCCAGGTCTTCTCCATAGCGCTGGACTCGCACCCGTTCGTGATGTTCTACAACACGGACATCGCCGGAAAAGCGGGCCTGCTGGCAGGCAACGGTCAGCTGCAGGAGGTCAGTTCACCGGACGGGTTCAAAGCCATGGCACTGGAGATGCAGAAGGTCACCAAGGCCCACGGACTCTCCTTCGGCTACCTCGGCAGTGGTTCGCAAATGTGGCGCCTGTTCTACACCCTCTACAAGCAGCACGGCGCTGACATGGAACTGACGCCGGGCCAGCCCATGAAGGTGGACCGGGACGCGGCCATTGAATCACTGGAGTTCATGGCCTCACTCTTTGATGACACCATCGCAGCCCAGGCCGGAGACATCAGCACGGGCATCGCGGAATTTGCCCGCGGCGGATCCGGCATGCTCTTCAGCGGGGTGTGGGAACTGCCCACCATGAAGAAGGCCGGAATACCGGTTGATGCGGCCACCATTCCCACCCTTTACGGGACGCCGGCCTCCTACGCGGACTCGCACTCCTTTGTCCTCCCGCGCCAATTGAAGATCAATGAAGACAAGCGCAGGGACGTCTACAAGTTCGTCACCGATGTCCTCAAAGGATCCCTCTCCTGGGCCGAAGCCGGACACATTCCCGGGTACCAGCCCGTGGTCCAATCGCAGGCCTACCGCGACCTCACGCCCCAGATCCACTACGCCAACGCGGCAGACATCATCGCCTACGATCCCGAGTCCTGGTTCAGCGGTTCTGGCTCGGACTGGCAAACCTACTTCGCGGAGAACGTCCAGAACGTCCTTCTGGGAAGGGACAAGGCAGCCGTGGGATGGGATGCCTTTGAACAACGCACCAACACCCTTCTCTCCCGTCCCAATCCCGTCTAA
- a CDS encoding alpha-N-arabinofuranosidase, translating into MSRARITLDRDFTIGEVPRRLFGSFVEHMGRCVYTGIYEPGHPEADENGFRQDVMKLVKELGATVIRYPGGNFVSGYNWEDGIGPVENRPRRLDGAWHTVETNAFGLHEFVDWSKQAGTEIMEAINLGTRGVDAAREIVEYANHPGGTYLSDLRAKNGHKDPFNIKLWCLGNELDGPWQIGHKTADEYGRLAQEAAKAMRFVDPSLELVACGSSSSSMPTFGAWEQTVLTHTYDEVDYVSLHAYYQEHDGDVGSFLASAVDTDYFIESVIATADAVRAKGKHKKHINLSFDEWNVWYQRGLDTEDQPHNVAKAGWREHPRVIEDKYNVTDAVVVGTLLNSLLRHGDRVKIANQAQLVNVIAPILSEENGPAWKQTIFHPFARMAELAKGQILRLSVDSDKYSNNRFGDTDLVDVSATWNEETGRVALFFANRGLEEAADVEVALRGFDARQVLRAEVLEIPEGGDRLTINSQDQPGRVGLTALEGVKATGSELRLTLPALSWAVVELDVVKG; encoded by the coding sequence ATGTCCCGCGCACGCATCACCCTCGACCGCGACTTCACCATTGGCGAGGTACCCCGACGACTCTTCGGCTCCTTCGTGGAGCACATGGGCCGCTGTGTTTACACCGGCATCTACGAACCCGGGCACCCGGAGGCCGACGAGAACGGTTTCCGCCAGGACGTCATGAAGCTCGTGAAGGAACTCGGCGCCACCGTCATCCGGTACCCCGGCGGCAACTTCGTCTCCGGCTACAACTGGGAAGACGGCATTGGCCCCGTGGAAAACCGGCCGCGCCGCCTGGACGGGGCCTGGCACACCGTAGAAACCAACGCCTTTGGCCTGCATGAGTTTGTGGACTGGTCCAAGCAGGCAGGCACCGAAATCATGGAAGCCATCAACCTGGGCACCAGGGGAGTGGACGCGGCCCGCGAGATCGTGGAGTACGCCAACCACCCCGGCGGAACCTACCTCTCAGACCTCCGCGCCAAGAATGGCCACAAGGACCCGTTCAACATCAAACTCTGGTGCCTGGGCAACGAGCTGGACGGGCCGTGGCAGATCGGCCACAAGACTGCTGACGAATACGGCCGGCTGGCACAGGAAGCCGCCAAGGCCATGCGCTTTGTGGACCCCTCGCTTGAGCTGGTGGCCTGCGGCAGTTCCAGCTCTTCAATGCCAACGTTCGGGGCCTGGGAGCAGACTGTCCTGACGCACACCTATGACGAAGTGGATTACGTTTCCCTCCACGCCTACTACCAGGAGCACGACGGCGACGTGGGCAGCTTCCTGGCCTCCGCCGTCGACACCGACTACTTCATTGAGTCAGTGATCGCCACCGCGGACGCCGTCCGGGCCAAGGGCAAGCACAAGAAGCACATCAACTTGTCCTTCGATGAGTGGAACGTCTGGTACCAGCGCGGCCTGGACACCGAGGATCAGCCGCACAACGTGGCCAAGGCCGGCTGGCGTGAGCACCCCCGCGTGATCGAGGACAAGTACAACGTCACCGATGCCGTGGTGGTGGGAACGCTGCTCAACTCGCTGCTGCGCCACGGTGACCGAGTGAAAATCGCCAACCAGGCGCAGCTGGTCAACGTTATTGCGCCCATCCTGTCCGAGGAGAACGGCCCGGCCTGGAAGCAGACCATTTTCCACCCGTTCGCGCGCATGGCCGAGCTCGCCAAGGGCCAGATCCTGCGGCTCTCGGTGGACTCGGACAAGTACTCGAACAACCGTTTCGGGGACACTGACCTGGTGGACGTCAGCGCTACCTGGAACGAGGAAACCGGCCGGGTGGCACTGTTCTTCGCCAACCGCGGCCTGGAAGAAGCTGCCGACGTCGAGGTTGCCTTGCGTGGCTTCGATGCCCGCCAGGTGCTCCGCGCCGAGGTCCTGGAAATCCCCGAAGGCGGCGATCGTTTGACCATCAACAGCCAGGACCAGCCGGGCCGCGTTGGCCTGACTGCTCTGGAAGGTGTGAAGGCCACTGGCTCCGAACTGCGCCTGACGCTGCCCGCATTGTCCTGGGCCGTCGTCGAGCTTGACGTGGTGAAGGGCTAA
- a CDS encoding LacI family DNA-binding transcriptional regulator, whose product MRATVKDVARRAGVSPKTVSNVMNGIVPVSEATKLRVEQAMAELDYVPNLSARGLRNGRSGVIGLALPDLATPFSAELAQSIVEVAHAQGFSVQIEETGSDPHREHELMTRARANLIDGLILNPVVLKESAVQVGVALPPVVLLGEVTQQLADRVFVDSFAAARDMTLALARPGRRRIAVLGVNRGRQSATAIQRAGGYEAALQELGIAKDESLLISCDSWTPASAAASLAEYLDANPLPEALFCFTDSMALGALNALWKRGVRVPDDIAVAGFDDVIDGRFAVPSLTTVSFDKRAIATEALRLLTERMSDRSHGQRLVEIPYSIVERDSSRA is encoded by the coding sequence TTGCGGGCAACGGTCAAGGACGTAGCGCGCCGTGCAGGGGTCTCTCCTAAAACGGTATCGAACGTCATGAACGGGATTGTCCCCGTCAGCGAAGCCACAAAGCTCAGGGTTGAGCAGGCCATGGCGGAGCTGGACTACGTGCCCAACCTCTCGGCACGCGGACTGCGGAACGGCCGATCCGGTGTGATCGGACTGGCCTTGCCTGATCTGGCCACTCCCTTCTCGGCAGAGCTTGCCCAAAGCATTGTAGAAGTGGCCCACGCGCAGGGTTTCAGCGTGCAGATTGAAGAAACCGGCTCTGACCCGCACCGTGAGCACGAGCTGATGACGCGTGCGCGGGCCAACCTGATTGACGGACTGATTCTCAATCCTGTGGTGCTCAAGGAGAGCGCCGTTCAGGTGGGTGTCGCTCTGCCCCCGGTGGTTCTCCTGGGCGAAGTCACGCAGCAGCTGGCGGACCGCGTCTTTGTGGACAGCTTCGCTGCAGCGCGGGACATGACGCTTGCTTTGGCCAGGCCCGGGCGCCGGCGAATCGCTGTTTTAGGCGTCAACCGGGGAAGGCAATCTGCCACAGCCATCCAGCGGGCAGGCGGTTATGAGGCTGCCCTCCAGGAGCTGGGAATCGCCAAGGACGAGTCGTTGCTGATTTCCTGCGACAGTTGGACGCCCGCTTCGGCGGCGGCGTCACTGGCGGAGTATTTGGATGCGAACCCTTTGCCCGAGGCACTGTTTTGTTTTACCGACTCCATGGCCCTGGGCGCCCTGAATGCGCTGTGGAAGAGGGGTGTGCGGGTCCCGGATGACATCGCGGTAGCTGGCTTTGACGACGTCATTGACGGACGTTTTGCGGTACCTTCCCTCACCACGGTGTCCTTCGACAAACGGGCCATTGCCACCGAAGCCCTTCGACTCCTGACCGAACGCATGTCAGATCGCTCGCATGGGCAGCGGCTGGTGGAAATCCCCTATTCCATTGTGGAGCGGGACAGCAGCAGAGCCTGA
- a CDS encoding GNAT family N-acetyltransferase, which yields MTETIRTATTHDAGKLAELAAITFPLACPPGSSPEDIQAHLEKTLSEENFKDYLADANIAILVLDQDGQLNGYTMLIAKPASDPDVASVLSALPSTELSKCYVHPEHHGKGAASRLIQASLANAADKGAAGVWLGVNSENAKAIRFYDKSGFQRVGTKSFKLGNTVEHDYVMERRL from the coding sequence GTGACTGAAACCATCCGCACCGCAACAACGCACGACGCCGGGAAGCTGGCAGAGCTTGCCGCCATCACCTTTCCGCTGGCGTGCCCGCCCGGTTCTTCCCCGGAGGACATCCAGGCGCATCTGGAGAAAACGCTGAGCGAAGAGAACTTCAAGGACTACCTCGCCGATGCCAACATCGCCATCCTGGTGCTGGACCAGGACGGGCAGCTCAACGGGTACACCATGCTGATTGCCAAACCGGCCAGCGACCCTGACGTCGCCTCGGTCTTGTCCGCGCTCCCCTCCACCGAGTTGAGCAAGTGCTACGTCCACCCGGAGCACCACGGCAAGGGTGCCGCATCAAGGCTCATCCAGGCGTCCTTGGCCAACGCCGCGGACAAGGGCGCGGCCGGTGTGTGGCTTGGCGTCAACAGCGAGAACGCCAAGGCCATTCGCTTCTATGACAAGAGCGGCTTCCAACGGGTAGGCACAAAGTCCTTCAAGCTCGGCAACACCGTGGAGCACGACTACGTAATGGAGCGCCGGCTTTGA
- a CDS encoding carbohydrate ABC transporter permease, producing the protein MAIPTLTRPAPSTTTANSLKIRQPRKKLTIGRIAAIVVAAFIAVLWLIPFAWATATAFKTETDAAAPDVTWLPPSGFTPEAFVKVFQDGNIPLWTWNSLYTSAAITAITLVISALVAYALSRIDFKGKKVLMTVIIASIIIPPPVLIIPLFYQMLALNLIDTSWAIILPQVIHPAMVFVLKKFFDQIPRELEEAAVMDGASRLRIFTQIILPLSRPILAAVAIFVFIGAWNNFLWPFIATNDGNLLTLPVGLQTIKSAYGIQYAQNMASALLAALPLIVVFLFFQRQIIKGVATTGLAGT; encoded by the coding sequence ATGGCAATCCCCACATTGACCCGTCCCGCTCCCAGTACCACTACCGCCAACAGCCTCAAGATCCGCCAGCCACGGAAGAAGCTGACCATCGGCAGGATCGCGGCAATCGTCGTCGCTGCCTTCATCGCTGTGCTGTGGCTGATTCCCTTCGCCTGGGCCACCGCCACCGCCTTCAAAACCGAGACGGATGCCGCCGCTCCGGACGTCACCTGGCTGCCGCCGTCGGGCTTCACCCCCGAAGCGTTCGTCAAGGTATTCCAGGACGGCAACATCCCGCTCTGGACGTGGAACTCGCTCTACACCTCGGCAGCCATCACGGCCATCACGCTGGTAATTTCGGCGCTGGTTGCGTACGCGCTCAGCCGGATCGACTTCAAGGGCAAGAAAGTGCTGATGACGGTGATCATCGCGTCCATCATCATCCCGCCGCCCGTGCTGATCATCCCGCTGTTCTACCAAATGCTGGCCCTGAACCTGATCGATACCTCCTGGGCCATCATCCTGCCGCAGGTCATCCACCCGGCCATGGTGTTCGTGCTGAAGAAGTTCTTCGACCAGATCCCGCGTGAACTCGAGGAAGCTGCCGTGATGGACGGTGCCAGCCGCTTGCGGATCTTTACCCAAATCATCCTGCCGTTGTCCCGGCCCATCCTGGCCGCCGTCGCGATCTTCGTGTTCATTGGCGCGTGGAACAACTTCCTGTGGCCGTTCATTGCCACCAACGACGGCAACCTGCTGACCCTCCCGGTCGGTTTGCAGACCATCAAGAGCGCCTACGGCATCCAGTACGCGCAGAACATGGCATCCGCCCTGCTCGCCGCGCTGCCGCTGATTGTGGTGTTCCTCTTCTTCCAGCGCCAAATCATCAAAGGCGTCGCGACGACGGGACTCGCCGGAACCTGA
- a CDS encoding glycogen debranching N-terminal domain-containing protein, with protein MTAWNEDTEAGASELGAVTVVEGSSFCISAHSGDIHGGGSQGSYYQDTRIVSRWILRINGALREPLVARNPTAFQAEYVGRACSADGRFDSPLVVQHQRNVGAGLRDDITIRNYSGQDAPCEIELLLDADLADLFDVKGGRTSKAGVPSRKTHKKELHLESLHSTGQRRGVSFRASGAKVSEDGLRFHITIPARSQWSTSIIALPLVNGAGPKDPFTETTPLHHTPGVRRHVAWEEHVPRISVTDSNVEEVLERSQRDLGSLRIFDPEHPDRVAVAAGAPWFMALFGRDSLLSSYMSLMVDPRLAAGTLQTLAALQGSKVDVDSEEEPGRIPHEVRLGVTAGLSLGGTAYYGTADATPLFVSTLGELSRWGLGSDIIESLLPHADRAIEWMEQYGDRDGDGFLEYQRPNEHGLLNQGWKDSWDGVNFADGRMAEAPIALCEVQAYAYAAYVGRSLLARAAGDTAVERRCADRAEALKAAFNEAFWLPDRGYFALALDKDKKPVDSCTSNMGHCLWVGIVDEDKAPLVAERLMSPEMFTGWGIRTLGSDMGAYNPVSYHNGSVWPHDTALVATGLMRYGFVKEASRVASGLFDAAEHFGGRLPELFCGFDRADFAEPVPYPTACSPQAWAAAAPVQLARILLRFDPDFTRNVLHLAPILPDAYGSFRADNVLLGRSRITVHASGSSGSVTGVPAGLELRSDPRPPLTGDLFG; from the coding sequence ATGACTGCTTGGAACGAAGACACTGAGGCCGGGGCGTCGGAACTGGGCGCCGTGACGGTCGTCGAAGGTTCGTCTTTCTGCATCTCCGCCCACTCCGGTGACATCCACGGCGGCGGTTCTCAAGGTTCCTACTATCAGGACACACGGATCGTCTCGCGTTGGATCCTGCGGATCAATGGCGCGCTCCGGGAACCACTGGTGGCACGGAACCCCACTGCTTTCCAGGCTGAATATGTGGGGCGTGCATGCTCGGCGGACGGCCGCTTTGACAGTCCTTTGGTAGTCCAGCACCAGCGGAACGTGGGCGCTGGCCTGCGGGATGACATCACTATCAGGAACTACTCAGGCCAGGACGCCCCTTGCGAGATTGAACTGCTGCTCGACGCCGATCTGGCGGACCTTTTTGACGTCAAAGGCGGCAGAACCAGCAAAGCCGGGGTGCCATCCCGGAAAACGCATAAGAAGGAACTTCACCTCGAATCCCTGCATTCCACAGGTCAGCGCAGGGGAGTGTCCTTCCGGGCCTCCGGGGCCAAAGTCTCCGAGGACGGTTTGCGGTTCCACATCACCATCCCCGCACGCAGCCAATGGTCCACCAGCATCATCGCGCTCCCGCTGGTGAATGGAGCGGGCCCCAAGGATCCCTTCACGGAAACCACACCGCTGCATCACACACCCGGCGTACGCCGTCACGTTGCCTGGGAAGAACACGTCCCGCGGATCTCGGTGACGGACAGCAACGTGGAAGAAGTCCTGGAAAGGAGCCAACGGGACCTGGGCTCGCTGCGCATCTTTGACCCCGAACATCCGGACCGTGTGGCAGTAGCGGCCGGAGCGCCCTGGTTCATGGCACTGTTTGGACGGGACTCCCTCCTTTCTTCCTACATGTCCCTCATGGTGGACCCGAGGCTGGCGGCCGGAACCCTGCAGACGCTGGCCGCACTGCAGGGCAGCAAAGTGGATGTTGATTCCGAGGAAGAACCCGGCCGCATTCCCCACGAGGTCAGGCTCGGAGTCACCGCCGGACTCTCCCTGGGCGGAACCGCCTACTACGGGACCGCAGATGCCACGCCACTCTTTGTTTCAACGCTTGGCGAGCTCAGCCGGTGGGGTCTTGGTTCTGACATCATCGAGTCCCTGCTTCCGCACGCTGACCGCGCCATCGAATGGATGGAGCAGTACGGGGACCGCGACGGCGACGGCTTCCTCGAATACCAGCGCCCCAATGAACACGGGCTTCTCAACCAGGGCTGGAAGGACTCCTGGGATGGCGTCAACTTCGCCGATGGTCGGATGGCGGAGGCACCCATTGCCCTCTGCGAGGTGCAGGCCTACGCATACGCGGCCTACGTGGGCCGCTCGCTGCTGGCCCGCGCGGCCGGGGACACCGCCGTCGAACGCCGTTGCGCTGACCGTGCCGAAGCGCTGAAGGCCGCCTTCAACGAGGCCTTTTGGCTCCCGGACCGCGGTTATTTTGCGCTGGCCCTGGACAAGGACAAGAAGCCCGTGGACTCGTGCACCTCCAACATGGGGCACTGCCTGTGGGTGGGCATTGTGGACGAGGACAAGGCACCCCTGGTTGCCGAACGGCTGATGTCCCCGGAAATGTTCACCGGTTGGGGCATCCGCACCCTGGGCTCGGACATGGGCGCGTACAACCCGGTCAGCTACCACAACGGCTCCGTGTGGCCACACGACACCGCCCTGGTTGCCACCGGCCTCATGCGGTACGGATTCGTGAAGGAAGCCAGCCGGGTTGCGAGCGGACTGTTCGACGCCGCCGAACACTTCGGCGGCAGGCTCCCGGAGCTTTTCTGCGGCTTTGATCGGGCCGACTTCGCGGAGCCGGTTCCGTACCCGACGGCGTGTTCGCCCCAAGCATGGGCGGCTGCAGCTCCGGTTCAACTCGCCAGGATCCTGCTGCGGTTCGATCCCGATTTCACCCGGAACGTCCTGCACCTGGCGCCAATTCTGCCCGATGCTTATGGGTCCTTCCGCGCCGACAACGTGCTGTTGGGGCGCTCGCGGATTACGGTGCATGCCTCCGGTTCATCCGGTTCGGTGACCGGGGTACCTGCCGGGCTGGAGCTGCGGAGTGACCCCCGGCCGCCGCTGACGGGAGACCTGTTCGGCTAG
- a CDS encoding carbohydrate ABC transporter permease, with product MSTSTLSRPRPETLRKPTSRTRSNLSGWGFAAPFLVFFLVFLVWPIVYGFYMSLTGKSLTGANDSLIGFANYAEALADADMWRSLGNTLYFTVISTVPLVLVALVMAALLNIGLPAQWLWRLSYFAPYLLASTVVSLFFTWMYNPQLGLINEFLTGIGLPRVAWLNDPNVAMWAIVIATLWWTVGFNFLLYLAAMQNIPAQHYEAASLDGAGAWRQFFSITLPQLTPTTVMIVLLQILASLKIFDQVYQMTAGGPGGSTRPVVQYIFETGFTGYRLGYSAAISYIFFGLIVVISIMQFVITRRRSA from the coding sequence ATGAGTACCTCTACGCTGTCCCGGCCCAGGCCGGAGACTCTCCGCAAACCCACCAGCCGCACCCGGAGCAACCTGAGCGGCTGGGGATTCGCCGCACCGTTCCTCGTGTTCTTCCTTGTTTTCCTGGTGTGGCCCATTGTTTACGGCTTCTATATGAGCCTCACGGGCAAGTCCCTCACAGGCGCGAATGACAGCCTGATTGGCTTCGCGAACTACGCCGAAGCCCTGGCCGACGCCGATATGTGGCGTTCGCTGGGCAACACCCTCTACTTCACCGTGATCAGCACCGTGCCCTTGGTCCTGGTGGCGTTGGTCATGGCCGCGTTGCTTAACATCGGGCTCCCGGCCCAGTGGCTGTGGCGGCTGTCCTACTTTGCGCCGTACCTGCTGGCTTCCACTGTGGTGTCACTGTTCTTCACCTGGATGTACAACCCTCAGCTCGGCCTGATCAACGAGTTCCTCACAGGAATAGGCCTGCCCAGGGTTGCCTGGCTCAACGATCCCAACGTGGCCATGTGGGCGATCGTCATCGCCACTCTCTGGTGGACCGTGGGCTTCAACTTTCTGCTCTACCTGGCCGCCATGCAAAACATTCCGGCCCAGCACTATGAGGCTGCATCCCTGGACGGTGCCGGTGCCTGGCGTCAGTTCTTCTCCATCACCCTGCCGCAGCTCACCCCAACCACCGTGATGATCGTGCTGCTCCAAATTCTGGCATCACTGAAAATCTTCGATCAGGTGTACCAGATGACCGCTGGCGGCCCGGGTGGGTCCACCCGGCCGGTGGTCCAGTACATCTTTGAAACCGGGTTCACCGGATACCGGCTGGGCTATTCGGCAGCCATCTCCTACATCTTCTTCGGACTGATCGTGGTCATCTCGATCATGCAGTTCGTCATCACCCGCCGCAGGAGTGCATAG
- a CDS encoding DsbA family oxidoreductase: MKIEIWSDVACPWCYIGKRRFETALAQFPHRDSVEIEWKSYQLDPSVPEHYDGTELDYLSNRKGMAPEQVKQMFAHVTETAKGEGLDYHFDKVVVANSFTAHRLIHLAAAHGRQDAAKERLLSDHFEHGKDIGNREYLTELAAALELPAAEVAELFTTDRYTEEVNQDINEARAIGVTGVPFFVIDRKYGISGAQPADLFSQALNQAWQEANPLIPVGASDAEACGPDGCAV, from the coding sequence ATGAAGATTGAGATCTGGTCAGACGTCGCGTGTCCGTGGTGCTACATCGGCAAGCGCCGTTTTGAGACCGCCCTGGCACAGTTCCCGCACCGCGATTCGGTGGAGATCGAGTGGAAGAGCTACCAGCTGGACCCTTCCGTCCCGGAGCACTATGACGGCACGGAGCTGGACTACCTGAGCAACCGCAAGGGCATGGCTCCGGAGCAGGTCAAGCAGATGTTCGCGCACGTCACGGAGACGGCAAAGGGCGAAGGCCTGGACTACCACTTCGACAAAGTGGTGGTGGCTAACAGCTTCACCGCCCACCGCCTCATCCACCTTGCCGCTGCCCATGGCCGCCAGGATGCCGCCAAGGAGCGTTTGCTCAGCGATCACTTTGAGCACGGCAAGGACATCGGCAACAGGGAGTACCTCACAGAACTCGCTGCCGCGCTGGAGCTGCCCGCCGCCGAGGTTGCCGAGCTCTTCACCACTGACAGATACACCGAAGAGGTCAATCAAGACATCAACGAGGCCCGCGCCATCGGCGTCACCGGTGTGCCGTTCTTCGTGATCGACCGCAAGTACGGCATCTCCGGCGCCCAGCCCGCTGACCTTTTCAGCCAGGCACTGAATCAGGCGTGGCAGGAAGCGAACCCGCTGATCCCGGTGGGCGCCTCCGACGCTGAGGCCTGCGGCCCTGACGGCTGCGCGGTCTAA